The Maylandia zebra isolate NMK-2024a linkage group LG4, Mzebra_GT3a, whole genome shotgun sequence genome includes a window with the following:
- the mmd2a gene encoding monocyte to macrophage differentiation factor 2a isoform X3 encodes MDFKKTKFGKFMNCRVPASKRYQPTEYEHVANCATHALWILPSMVGGSVLYFLSVDRWHRVAAWLYGSGLTGLFITSTLFHTAAWKISHLRLMLRELGPWTCHMRWLIWVMACIGSAYVCFFHERYKLIELLGYVAMGAVPALVILSMVERTGVCELAVGGVFYGVGVVFFKSDGLVPFAHAIWHLFVAVGAGIHYYAIWRYLYLPGTQLQTSRFTHVTQMKRPEAAEENIILPVTLSSMTDLVVDQT; translated from the exons ATGGActtcaagaaaacaaaatttgGAAA GTTCATGAACTGCAGGGTGCCAGCCAGCAAGAGATACCAGCCCACTGAATATGAACACGTTGCAAACTGTGCCACACATGCG TTGTGGATTCTTCCCAGTATGGTCGGTGGGTCCGTCCTCTACTTTCTCTCCGTGGACCGATGGCATCGTGTCGCTGCCTGGCTCTATGGGAGCGGCCTCACCGGCTTATTCATCACCTCAACTCTTTTCCATACTGCTGCCTGGAAAATCAGCCAcctcag GTTGATGCTGAGGGAGCTGGGACCCTGGACGTGCCACATGCGCTGGCTCATCTGGGTCATGGCGTGTATAGGATCGGCGTATGTCTGCTTTTTCCATGAGAG GTACAAGCTGATCGAGTTGCTGGGATACGTGGCCATGGGGGCTGTTCCTGCTTTGGTCATTCTCTCTATG GTGGAGCGCACAGGTGTGTGTGAACTGGCCGTGGGAGGTGTCTTCTATGGAGTAGGCGTGGTCTTCTTTAAGAGCGATGGCCTTGTGCCATTCGCCCATGCGATCTGGCATCTATTTGTGGCCGTTGGAGCAGGCATTCACTATTACGCCATCTGGAGGTACCTGTATTTACCGGGGACACAGCTGCAGACGTCGAG ATTCACCCACGTGACACAGATGAAAAGGCCTGAAGCAGCAGAGGAAAACATTATACTGCCAGTAACATTGTCCAGCATGACTGATTTGGTGGTAGATCAGACATAG
- the mmd2a gene encoding monocyte to macrophage differentiation factor 2a isoform X2 yields the protein MDFKKTKFGKFMNCRVPASKRYQPTEYEHVANCATHALWILPSMVGGSVLYFLSVDRWHRVAAWLYGSGLTGLFITSTLFHTAAWKISHLRKVEQRFHMCDRMAIYFFIAASYSPWLMLRELGPWTCHMRWLIWVMACIGSAYVCFFHERYKLIELLGYVAMGAVPALVILSMVERTGVCELAVGGVFYGVGVVFFKSDGLVPFAHAIWHLFVAVGAGIHYYAIWRYLYLPGTQLQTSRLQYCEAGFEAL from the exons ATGGActtcaagaaaacaaaatttgGAAA GTTCATGAACTGCAGGGTGCCAGCCAGCAAGAGATACCAGCCCACTGAATATGAACACGTTGCAAACTGTGCCACACATGCG TTGTGGATTCTTCCCAGTATGGTCGGTGGGTCCGTCCTCTACTTTCTCTCCGTGGACCGATGGCATCGTGTCGCTGCCTGGCTCTATGGGAGCGGCCTCACCGGCTTATTCATCACCTCAACTCTTTTCCATACTGCTGCCTGGAAAATCAGCCAcctcag GAAGGTGGAGCAGCGCTTCCACATGTGTGACAGAATGGCCATCTACTTCTTCATCGCAGCCTCCTACTCTCCATG GTTGATGCTGAGGGAGCTGGGACCCTGGACGTGCCACATGCGCTGGCTCATCTGGGTCATGGCGTGTATAGGATCGGCGTATGTCTGCTTTTTCCATGAGAG GTACAAGCTGATCGAGTTGCTGGGATACGTGGCCATGGGGGCTGTTCCTGCTTTGGTCATTCTCTCTATG GTGGAGCGCACAGGTGTGTGTGAACTGGCCGTGGGAGGTGTCTTCTATGGAGTAGGCGTGGTCTTCTTTAAGAGCGATGGCCTTGTGCCATTCGCCCATGCGATCTGGCATCTATTTGTGGCCGTTGGAGCAGGCATTCACTATTACGCCATCTGGAGGTACCTGTATTTACCGGGGACACAGCTGCAGACGTCGAG ACTCCAGTACTGTGAAGCAGGATTTGAGGCTCTGTAA
- the mmd2a gene encoding monocyte to macrophage differentiation factor 2a isoform X1, with protein MDFKKTKFGKFMNCRVPASKRYQPTEYEHVANCATHALWILPSMVGGSVLYFLSVDRWHRVAAWLYGSGLTGLFITSTLFHTAAWKISHLRKVEQRFHMCDRMAIYFFIAASYSPWLMLRELGPWTCHMRWLIWVMACIGSAYVCFFHERYKLIELLGYVAMGAVPALVILSMVERTGVCELAVGGVFYGVGVVFFKSDGLVPFAHAIWHLFVAVGAGIHYYAIWRYLYLPGTQLQTSRFTHVTQMKRPEAAEENIILPVTLSSMTDLVVDQT; from the exons ATGGActtcaagaaaacaaaatttgGAAA GTTCATGAACTGCAGGGTGCCAGCCAGCAAGAGATACCAGCCCACTGAATATGAACACGTTGCAAACTGTGCCACACATGCG TTGTGGATTCTTCCCAGTATGGTCGGTGGGTCCGTCCTCTACTTTCTCTCCGTGGACCGATGGCATCGTGTCGCTGCCTGGCTCTATGGGAGCGGCCTCACCGGCTTATTCATCACCTCAACTCTTTTCCATACTGCTGCCTGGAAAATCAGCCAcctcag GAAGGTGGAGCAGCGCTTCCACATGTGTGACAGAATGGCCATCTACTTCTTCATCGCAGCCTCCTACTCTCCATG GTTGATGCTGAGGGAGCTGGGACCCTGGACGTGCCACATGCGCTGGCTCATCTGGGTCATGGCGTGTATAGGATCGGCGTATGTCTGCTTTTTCCATGAGAG GTACAAGCTGATCGAGTTGCTGGGATACGTGGCCATGGGGGCTGTTCCTGCTTTGGTCATTCTCTCTATG GTGGAGCGCACAGGTGTGTGTGAACTGGCCGTGGGAGGTGTCTTCTATGGAGTAGGCGTGGTCTTCTTTAAGAGCGATGGCCTTGTGCCATTCGCCCATGCGATCTGGCATCTATTTGTGGCCGTTGGAGCAGGCATTCACTATTACGCCATCTGGAGGTACCTGTATTTACCGGGGACACAGCTGCAGACGTCGAG ATTCACCCACGTGACACAGATGAAAAGGCCTGAAGCAGCAGAGGAAAACATTATACTGCCAGTAACATTGTCCAGCATGACTGATTTGGTGGTAGATCAGACATAG